One Carassius gibelio isolate Cgi1373 ecotype wild population from Czech Republic chromosome A20, carGib1.2-hapl.c, whole genome shotgun sequence DNA segment encodes these proteins:
- the LOC127938286 gene encoding forkhead box protein O3-like, which produces MAEMSLEPLSSLEVAIDPDFEPQKRPRSCTWPLPESSSAKPASHDTDIIPEEDDDEDDNAMAISANSVDEREDNGSPSLTEELHPTSGQENTGSPLSSQPTSATTASPETSGQSSQQQTPRKSSSRRNAWGNLSYADLITKAIESTPDKRLTLSQIYDWMVRSVPYFKDKGDSNSSAGWKVSPPLPNCVLKATTHTTHF; this is translated from the coding sequence ATGGCAGAGATGAGCCTGGAGCCACTGTCCTCTCTGGAGGTAGCCATCGATCCAGATTTTGAGCCACAGAAACGGCCGAGATCATGCACTTGGCCTCTGCCAGAGTCCAGCTCGGCAAAGCCTGCTTCCCACGACACAGATATAATCccagaggaagatgatgatgaggatgacaaTGCTATGGCAATCAGTGCCAACAGTGTGGATGAAAGAGAGGACAATGGCAGCCCAAGCTTGACTGAGGAATTGCATCCCACTAGCGGTCAGGAGAACACAGGCTCCCCACTTTCTTCTCAGCCCACTTCTGCAACCACGGCGAGTCCAGAGACAAGCGGTCAGAGCAGCCAACAGCAAACTCCCCGGAAGTCATCTTCAAGGAGGAACGCATGGGGCAACCTGTCCTATGCAGACCTTATCACAAAAGCCATAGAGAGCACCCCAGACAAGAGACTGACACTGTCCCAGATCTACGACTGGATGGTCAGAAGCGTCCCATACTTTAAAGACAAAGGTGACAGCAACAGTTCCGCTGGTTGGAAGGTAAGCCCTCCCCTACCCAACTGTGTCCTGAAGGCCACCACACATACTACACATTTTTAG